Proteins encoded together in one Styela clava chromosome 12, kaStyClav1.hap1.2, whole genome shotgun sequence window:
- the LOC120330473 gene encoding protein AMN1 homolog encodes MINIQRTVFGGISSLFTTSLHVVAHNLNLYNEDIKLLPPSIKSKLLYILSKRGILSDANIEFCLHARLKEIDLSESDVTDEALATISKTCINLVKIDLNSAKESRKTISNDGIIKIARSCRWIQVFYLRRCLNIGDEAVVQIAVNCKSIKHLNLGGCSGVSDRSLQALAENCPNLESLNVSSTKVSDNGVFQICKGKCCNTLTEFHMALCHNITDEAIECIIEYCRKIRILIFHGCPKITENSRIALEELLARECSNVKQLTWTVY; translated from the exons ATGATCAATATACAAAGAACAGTTTTCGGTGGAATTTCTTCACTTTTTACGACATCTCTACACGTTGTTGCTCATAATCTTAATTTATATAATGAGGATATCAAGTTGTTACCACCCAGTATAAAGAGCAaacttttgtatattttatcaaaaagaGGGATTTTAAGTGATGCCAACATAGAATTTTGCTTGCACGCAAGATTAAAAGAAATTGATTTAAGTGAAAGCGATGTCACTGACGAGGCATTGGCGACAATCTCAAAAACATGTATAAACTtggtaaaaattgatttaaattcTGCAAAAGAAAGCCGAAAGACAATATCTAATGATGGAATTATTAAAATAGCACGAAGTTGTCGTTGGATTCAAGTTTTCTACCTTCGTCGGTGTTTGAACATTGGTGACGAAGCAGTGGTGCAAATAGCTGTAAATTGTAAAAGCATAAAACATCTTAATCTTGGTGGTTGCTCTGGTGTCAGTGACAGAAGTCTACAAGCGCTTGCTGAGAATTGCCCTAATCTTGAAAGCCTGAATGTCTCTTCAACCAAG GTATCTGATAATGGTGTGTTTCAAATATGTAAAGGAAAATGTTGCAACACATTGACAGAGTTTCATATGGCATTGTGTCATAATATAACTGATGAAGCTATTGAATGCATTATCGAGTATTGTCGTAAAATtcgaattttgatatttcatggaTGCCCAAAAATCACAGAGAATTCGAGAATAGCATTAGAAGAGCTTCTTGCAAGAGAATGTTCTAATGTGAAGCAACTGACTTGGACAGTGTATTGA
- the LOC120330472 gene encoding manganese-dependent ADP-ribose/CDP-alcohol diphosphatase-like has translation MSSPIFSFGLIADVQYADIDDGMNYSKTRHRYYRKGLQCLQHAIKYWNTSEQTCFVLQLGDIIDGMCRNNGKSNEALNKIYECLIQYKKPIAHCWGNHELYNLGRNDLLKSVLLPRFSITNEPAKTSENSGEIIFYTSEKMRQDGLCCYHFTPGNGFRFIVLDCYDISALGRENSHPKKVTAMEILNKMNPKEEKNDHTSAVDPKYVKYNGGVHKDQLEWLESIIQHSQNHNEIVVLCGHIPIHPNATGGKICLVWNNQDILDIIHRYSCIVAYFAGHDHVGAYFCDEDGVHHCTFEAALEAVPKSIGGNETAFATIDVYADKMEIRGEGDIKSQTLKYRNMQ, from the coding sequence ATGTCATCcccaatattttcatttggatTAATTGCGGATGTGCAATATGCAGACATTGACGATGGGATGAACTACAGCAAAACAAGACATCGGTACTATAGAAAAGGTTTGCAATGTCTACAACATGCAATCAAGTACTGGAATACTTCAGAACAAACTTGCTTCGTATTACAACTCGGAGATATAATAGATGGGATGTGTCGCAATAATGGAAAAAGTAACGAAGCtcttaataaaatatatgagtGTTTGATTCAATATAAAAAACCAATAGCTCACTGTTGGGGAAATCACGAATTATATAATTTAGGAAGAAACGATCTTTTGAAATCTGTTTTACTTCCAAGGTTTTCTATTACAAATGAACCAGCAAAAACAAGTGAAAATTCTGGTGAGATCATATTTTATACAAGCGAGAAAATGCGTCAAGATGGACTTTGTTGTTATCATTTTACACCCGGCAATGGATTTCGTTTCATTGTTCTTGATTGTTACGACATCAGTGCTCTTGGGAGAGAAAATTCTCATCCAAAAAAAGTGACCGCAAtggaaattttaaacaaaatgaatccaaaagaagaaaaaaatgatCATACAAGCGCCGTTGATCcgaaatatgtaaaatataatgGAGGCGTACATAAGGATCAATTAGAATGGCTCGAAAGTATTATACAACATTCACAAAATCATAATGAAATTGTTGTATTGTGCGGCCATATCCCAATACACCCAAATGCAACTGGTGGTAAAATATGTCTGGTGTGGAATAATCAAGACATTTTAGATATAATTCATCGTTATTCATGCATTGTTGCATATTTTGCGGGTCATGATCATGTAGGGGCTTATTTTTGTGATGAAGATGGGGTTCATCATTGTACTTTCGAAGCTGCACTAGAAGCGGTTCCCAAAAGTATTGGGGGGAATGAAACTGCATTTGCAACAATTGATGTTTACGCTGATAAAATGGAAATACGTGGCGAAGGTGACATTAAATCACAAActttaaaatatagaaatatgcAATAG
- the LOC120330474 gene encoding syntaxin-binding protein 6-like, with amino-acid sequence MANCKTVQDVKHWLHSNVFHPRKERILGFIQVSKTEPSNNPFKKKENRHYLCLYVTSSRPYQAFIERFIKSEDGASFEKRRHWCLEELTKVDGKGEKSNNLELWFEGEFKFEASNSQEKSKFISDVADACKKYLDKAPPEFVNVDSKINQVIEKAASDISQLQKTRQELGERGEKLNDLDVKTAEMAHSAEKFAENASKLADKYQ; translated from the coding sequence ATGGCAAACTGTAAAACAGTTCAAGATGTCAAGCATTGGTTGCATAGCAATGTTTTCCATCCTAGAAAAGAACGAATTTTAGGTTTTATACAGGTTTCCAAAACTGAACCAAGTAACAATCCAtttaaaaagaaagaaaatcgACACTATCTTTGCTTGTATGTTACATCTTCAAGACCATATCAAGCCTTTATAGAAAGATTCATCAAATCTGAAGATGGAGCAAGTTTTGAAAAAAGAAGGCACTGGTGTTTGGAGGAGTTAACTAAAGTCGATGGAAAAGGAGAAAAGTCTAACAACTTGGAATTATGGTTTGAAGGTGAATTCAAGTTTGAAGCTTCCAATTCTCAGGAGAAATCCAAATTCATTTCTGATGTTGCAGATGCATGTAAAAAGTATCTTGATAAAGCTCCACCTGAATTCGTGAATGTTGATTCAAAAATTAATCAAGTAATTGAAAAAGCTGCGTCAGATATTTCACAGTTACAAAAGACGAGACAAGAACTTGGAGAACGAGGTGAAAAGTTAAATGATCTTGACGTGAAAACTGCTGAAATGGCTCACAGTGCTGAAAAATTTGCTGAAAATGCCTCTAAGCTTGCTGataaatatcaataa